A stretch of Mucilaginibacter terrae DNA encodes these proteins:
- the galB gene encoding beta-galactosidase GalB: MKRLLLIALLTQAVLTVNTQTSTAQERKEYLLSKGWAFTRGEQTDAANPAFDDKKWETVTIPHDWAITGPFDGNNDVQKVKIEQNGEKNATVKSGRTGGLPFIGIGWYRLKFSAPQFAAGKKASLIFDGAMSNAKVYINGKEVGMWPYGYNSFHFDVTNFLKPGADNILAVRLENKPESSRWYPGAGLYRNVHLVVTNDAHIPVWGTYVTTPVIEKDFARVQVQTQISASSFKPLKLVTSITDPQGKTVAEGSSALAATDLNTFSQSIAVKNPQLWSPETPVLYTATSKVYDGSKLVDEYTTKFGIRTIKFEAGNGFFLNGKARKFKGVCNHHDLGPLGAAINKAALRRQLTILKDMGCDAIRTSHNMPAPELVELCDEMGFMMMVESFDEWKTPKVKNGYSQYFDQWAEKDIVNMVHRDRNHPSVIMWSIGNEVPDQGAKNGQKIAKFLQDICHREDPSRPVTVGMDRIDAALTNNFAAVMDIAGFNYKPARYEEANLKLPQGFILGTETASTVSSRGVYKFPVEFFKEKMYDDNQSSSYDFEACPWSQVPDDEFVKQDDIKFVIGEFVWTGFDYLGEPTPYDTKWPSHSSYFGIIDLAGLPKDRFYLYRAKWNTEKPTLHVLPHWTFPGREGQITPVFCYTSYPSAELFVNGKSMGKQEKSKTNNQTRYRLMWKDVVYQPGNIKVVAYDANGKVAAEQTIKTAGKPHHIELIADRSTLDADGKDLSYITAKVCDANGNLCPDATNLLSFKVTGAGTYKVVANGDATNVQPFHQPQMNAFSGMLVATVQSAEKPGKIEFTASAKGLKSGVIALNSK; this comes from the coding sequence ATGAAACGTTTATTGCTTATTGCGCTGCTAACCCAGGCAGTACTAACTGTTAACACCCAAACTTCAACAGCTCAGGAACGTAAAGAATACCTTTTAAGCAAAGGCTGGGCCTTTACCCGCGGCGAACAAACGGATGCCGCTAACCCGGCCTTTGATGATAAAAAATGGGAAACCGTTACTATTCCGCATGACTGGGCTATAACCGGGCCGTTTGATGGCAATAACGACGTTCAGAAAGTTAAAATAGAACAAAATGGCGAGAAAAATGCCACGGTAAAATCGGGACGTACAGGTGGTTTGCCGTTTATTGGTATTGGCTGGTACCGGCTCAAATTCAGCGCTCCGCAGTTTGCGGCAGGCAAAAAAGCCTCGCTTATTTTTGATGGCGCCATGAGCAATGCCAAAGTATACATTAATGGTAAAGAAGTGGGCATGTGGCCTTATGGTTACAACTCTTTCCACTTTGATGTGACCAACTTTCTAAAACCCGGTGCCGATAATATTCTGGCCGTTCGCCTCGAAAACAAACCCGAATCATCGCGCTGGTACCCTGGTGCAGGTTTGTACCGCAACGTGCATTTGGTAGTTACTAATGATGCACACATCCCCGTGTGGGGAACTTATGTAACCACACCGGTTATTGAAAAAGATTTTGCCCGCGTACAGGTGCAAACCCAAATATCGGCCAGCTCATTCAAACCGCTTAAACTGGTCACTTCCATAACCGATCCGCAGGGTAAAACCGTTGCCGAAGGCTCATCGGCTTTGGCCGCTACCGACCTGAATACATTTTCACAAAGCATCGCGGTTAAAAACCCGCAACTATGGTCGCCCGAAACACCCGTGCTTTATACAGCCACCTCAAAGGTGTATGATGGCAGCAAACTGGTTGATGAGTACACCACCAAATTTGGCATACGCACCATTAAATTCGAAGCTGGAAATGGCTTTTTCCTCAACGGAAAGGCGCGCAAATTTAAAGGCGTATGTAATCACCATGATTTAGGTCCGTTAGGTGCGGCTATTAACAAAGCTGCTTTACGCCGCCAGTTAACCATTTTAAAAGACATGGGTTGTGATGCCATTCGTACCTCGCATAATATGCCGGCGCCCGAGTTGGTTGAACTTTGCGACGAGATGGGCTTTATGATGATGGTAGAATCATTTGACGAATGGAAAACCCCTAAGGTAAAAAACGGCTATAGCCAGTATTTTGACCAATGGGCCGAAAAAGATATTGTTAATATGGTGCACCGCGACCGAAACCACCCGAGCGTAATTATGTGGAGCATTGGTAACGAGGTGCCTGATCAAGGCGCTAAGAACGGCCAAAAGATAGCTAAGTTTTTGCAGGACATTTGCCACCGCGAAGACCCAAGCCGCCCGGTAACTGTTGGCATGGATAGAATTGATGCCGCCCTTACCAACAACTTTGCAGCTGTGATGGATATTGCCGGTTTTAACTATAAACCAGCGCGTTACGAAGAAGCTAATCTAAAACTCCCTCAAGGATTTATACTGGGTACGGAAACAGCTTCAACCGTTAGTTCGAGAGGCGTTTACAAGTTTCCGGTTGAGTTTTTTAAAGAAAAGATGTATGACGATAACCAAAGTTCATCATATGATTTTGAGGCCTGTCCATGGTCGCAAGTACCCGATGATGAATTTGTAAAGCAAGACGATATAAAATTTGTGATAGGCGAATTTGTATGGACCGGTTTTGATTACCTGGGCGAACCTACGCCTTACGATACCAAATGGCCGTCGCACAGCTCGTATTTTGGCATTATTGATTTGGCCGGTTTGCCTAAAGACCGCTTTTACCTGTACCGCGCCAAGTGGAACACCGAAAAACCAACCCTGCACGTTTTACCACACTGGACTTTCCCTGGCCGCGAAGGACAAATCACACCGGTATTTTGCTACACCAGCTATCCATCGGCTGAGTTATTTGTAAACGGCAAAAGCATGGGCAAGCAGGAAAAGAGCAAAACCAACAACCAAACCCGCTACCGCTTAATGTGGAAGGATGTGGTTTATCAGCCCGGAAACATTAAAGTGGTTGCTTATGATGCCAATGGCAAGGTAGCCGCCGAGCAAACTATTAAAACCGCCGGCAAACCTCACCATATAGAGTTAATAGCCGACCGTTCTACACTTGATGCCGATGGTAAAGACCTTTCTTACATCACCGCCAAAGTGTGCGATGCCAATGGCAATTTATGTCCCGATGCCACCAATTTGCTCAGCTTTAAAGTAACCGGTGCAGGTACTTACAAAGTGGTTGCCAATGGCGATGCCACTAATGTACAGCCATTCCATCAGCCACAAATGAACGCATTTAGCGGCATGCTGGTAGCCACAGTACAATCGGCCGAAAAGCCAGGTAAAATTGAGTTTACCGCCTCTGCTAAAGGGTTAAAGAGCGGTGTAATTGCCTTAAACAGTAAGTAA
- a CDS encoding hydrogen peroxide-inducible genes activator, with translation MTITQLEYIVAVDTYKSFVLAAEKCFVTQPTLSMQVQKLEDVLGVKIFDRTRQPIVPTEVGMEIITQARVMLAESYKIKEIVTDRQKELSGELKVGIIPTIAPYLLPRIIARFVEQYPQVKLVVWEQNTENIIQQLKLGTMDCGIMSTPLHESSLMEIPVFYENFVAYASKTSKLYKKKNISPEDIDVEELWVLDEGHCMREQVLNICQRRKSTKGFQHFEYNTGSVDTLKRMVDQNAGATILPELALDDLSDKQLDRIRYFKAPEPAREVSIVIQRNFLKRRMIEALKNEILQFIPKKLKSKKKKEVMDI, from the coding sequence ATGACCATTACCCAGCTTGAATATATTGTTGCCGTAGATACCTACAAAAGTTTCGTATTAGCCGCCGAAAAGTGCTTTGTTACCCAACCCACGTTAAGCATGCAGGTGCAAAAACTGGAGGATGTATTAGGCGTAAAAATATTTGACCGCACGCGCCAGCCTATTGTACCAACCGAAGTGGGCATGGAGATTATTACACAGGCCCGCGTTATGCTGGCCGAAAGCTATAAGATAAAAGAGATTGTTACGGACAGGCAAAAGGAACTTTCGGGTGAGTTAAAGGTAGGTATTATTCCTACCATTGCACCTTACCTTTTACCCCGGATAATAGCCCGTTTTGTGGAGCAATATCCGCAGGTAAAGCTGGTAGTATGGGAGCAAAACACCGAAAACATTATTCAGCAGCTTAAACTGGGTACTATGGATTGCGGTATTATGTCTACACCGTTGCATGAGAGTAGTTTGATGGAGATTCCGGTGTTTTATGAAAACTTTGTGGCGTACGCCTCTAAAACCAGTAAGCTTTATAAAAAGAAAAATATTAGTCCCGAAGATATTGATGTAGAAGAACTCTGGGTGCTGGATGAAGGCCATTGCATGCGCGAGCAGGTGCTGAATATTTGCCAGCGCCGTAAATCAACCAAAGGTTTTCAGCATTTTGAATATAACACCGGTAGCGTTGATACGCTGAAACGCATGGTAGACCAAAACGCGGGTGCCACCATATTGCCCGAATTGGCTTTAGATGATTTAAGCGATAAACAGCTCGACCGTATTCGCTACTTTAAAGCCCCCGAACCCGCCCGCGAGGTAAGTATTGTAATACAGCGCAACTTTTTAAAACGCCGCATGATTGAGGCTTTAAAGAACGAAATACTTCAGTTTATTCCTAAAAAGTTAAAGAGTAAAAAGAAAAAGGAAGTGATGGATATTTAG
- a CDS encoding glycoside hydrolase family 27 protein — translation MMKKLLTVFVALLAFYLQVFAQQSFKQWAQTPPMGWNSWDCYGSSVTEAEVKANTDYMAANLKKSGWEYIVVDIRWFVENDKAGGYNQTDPRYVMDAYGRYLPATNRFPSAANGVGFKALADYIHSKGLKFGIHIMRGVPKEAVAKKLPIKGTQITADQIYTTEMQCTWLRDNYTIVADKPGAQEYYNSIMELYASWGVDFIKIDDLSRPYHQGEIELIRKAIDKTGRPIVLSTSPGETPVEKADHVSTHANMWRMVDDVWDQWKDVVHLLKVAQGWYPYIKPGTWPDCDMIPLGRISIRGERGGDRQTRLTKDQQYGLMTLFTIFRSPLMFGGDMPSLDPFTLSLLTNKAVLKMHKESTDVKQVFQQDGKVAITSFNPKTGEHYLALFNTINTPGLIEVSVNLPEIGINKKVKITDMWSGKSVGTADKKLTAQVAATSAVLYSLK, via the coding sequence ATGATGAAGAAACTTTTAACCGTATTTGTTGCGCTATTAGCTTTTTATTTGCAGGTATTTGCCCAGCAAAGTTTTAAACAATGGGCTCAAACCCCACCCATGGGCTGGAACAGTTGGGACTGTTACGGTTCATCGGTAACCGAGGCCGAGGTAAAGGCCAATACCGATTATATGGCCGCTAACCTTAAAAAATCGGGGTGGGAATACATTGTGGTTGATATCCGTTGGTTTGTGGAGAACGATAAAGCCGGTGGTTACAACCAAACCGACCCTCGTTATGTAATGGATGCTTACGGTCGCTACTTGCCGGCCACCAACCGTTTTCCATCGGCAGCAAATGGCGTTGGCTTTAAAGCCCTTGCCGATTATATACACAGCAAAGGACTAAAATTTGGCATCCATATTATGCGCGGTGTGCCTAAAGAAGCCGTAGCTAAAAAACTGCCCATCAAAGGCACCCAAATTACTGCCGACCAAATTTATACTACCGAAATGCAATGCACCTGGCTGCGCGATAATTATACCATTGTGGCCGATAAACCCGGAGCACAGGAATACTACAACTCCATTATGGAGCTTTATGCCTCATGGGGTGTTGATTTTATTAAGATAGATGACTTGTCGCGCCCCTATCACCAAGGCGAAATTGAGCTGATACGTAAAGCTATTGACAAAACCGGAAGGCCCATTGTGCTGAGCACCTCACCAGGCGAAACCCCGGTGGAGAAAGCTGACCACGTATCAACCCATGCCAATATGTGGCGTATGGTTGACGATGTATGGGACCAATGGAAAGACGTAGTGCACCTGCTCAAAGTGGCGCAAGGCTGGTATCCGTATATTAAACCCGGCACCTGGCCCGATTGTGATATGATACCTCTTGGCCGCATCTCTATACGCGGCGAACGCGGCGGCGACCGTCAAACCCGTTTAACCAAAGACCAGCAGTATGGCTTAATGACACTCTTCACCATCTTCCGTTCACCGTTGATGTTTGGTGGCGATATGCCCAGTTTAGACCCTTTCACCCTATCGTTACTTACCAATAAAGCGGTGCTTAAAATGCACAAAGAGAGTACGGATGTTAAGCAGGTGTTTCAACAGGATGGCAAAGTGGCTATCACTTCGTTTAATCCTAAAACCGGCGAACATTACCTGGCATTGTTTAACACGATCAACACGCCGGGCCTAATTGAGGTGTCGGTAAACTTACCCGAAATAGGCATCAACAAAAAAGTAAAAATCACTGATATGTGGAGCGGAAAATCTGTAGGCACGGCCGATAAAAAGCTAACAGCCCAGGTTGCGGCTACATCCGCAGTTTTATACAGTTTAAAATAA
- a CDS encoding PKD domain-containing protein: MRHLLSIVFIVLFSLGKALAQEDRGYKIYQFPANMMPKIDGKTDDWDSFPKKYIVGTDQLWDDSKHYPAVDPKNLDVKVRVAWVKGLNRLYFLYEAYDNYWDFSRPDLHNDTFEIVVDGDLSGGPLITDQHPNQRLNPWDIYFSYHGVHAQNYHIFTPAVGKDWALAWGSQPWIKELPYSNIAYSYDFKPGQPGKLIAEFWITPFDYAGAEGPQRAVESVLRDNKKIGLTWAVIDYDDVNDETKKGFWNLSKNHKMYGNTSLGTVFTLMPLDAKYKKAIDAKWSFIVTDMNKRQVTFKDESDGKITSWKWDFGDGTTSTEQSPVHQYKDAGKYIVVLYIDGPAGKARMSKVWDVAVK, encoded by the coding sequence ATGCGGCACCTCTTATCAATCGTATTTATAGTTCTGTTTTCTTTGGGCAAAGCACTTGCCCAGGAAGACAGGGGGTATAAGATATACCAGTTTCCGGCCAATATGATGCCCAAAATTGATGGTAAAACTGATGACTGGGACAGTTTTCCGAAAAAATACATTGTGGGTACCGACCAGCTTTGGGATGACTCAAAACATTACCCTGCTGTAGACCCTAAAAATCTGGACGTTAAAGTGCGTGTAGCCTGGGTTAAGGGTTTAAACCGCCTGTATTTTTTGTACGAAGCCTATGATAACTACTGGGATTTTAGTCGGCCCGATTTACATAACGATACTTTTGAAATTGTGGTAGACGGTGACCTGTCGGGCGGCCCGCTTATTACCGACCAGCACCCCAACCAAAGACTTAACCCCTGGGACATATACTTTTCGTATCACGGGGTACATGCGCAAAACTATCACATTTTTACCCCTGCCGTGGGTAAAGATTGGGCGCTGGCCTGGGGCAGCCAACCGTGGATAAAAGAACTTCCTTACTCCAATATTGCTTACTCTTACGATTTTAAACCTGGTCAGCCCGGTAAACTTATAGCCGAATTTTGGATTACCCCGTTTGATTATGCCGGTGCCGAAGGCCCGCAACGTGCGGTAGAATCGGTACTGCGCGACAATAAAAAGATAGGCCTCACCTGGGCAGTTATTGATTACGACGACGTAAATGACGAAACCAAGAAAGGCTTTTGGAACTTATCAAAAAACCACAAAATGTACGGCAACACCAGCCTCGGCACTGTATTTACGCTGATGCCTTTAGATGCTAAATACAAAAAAGCTATTGATGCCAAATGGAGCTTTATAGTAACCGATATGAACAAACGCCAGGTTACTTTTAAAGACGAAAGCGACGGCAAAATAACCTCGTGGAAATGGGATTTTGGCGATGGCACCACCTCAACCGAGCAAAGCCCTGTCCATCAGTATAAAGACGCAGGGAAGTATATTGTGGTGCTTTACATTGACGGACCGGCGGGCAAAGCGCGTATGTCGAAGGTTTGGGATGTTGCGGTGAAGTAG
- a CDS encoding glycoside hydrolase family 28 protein produces MKKYFLLLVCFTHVVVVSFAAKAPKQVIVAPGTLSAASATLVWDKPDQAVRYHIILNGKEVGAVSKSNYMLTGLTPSTAYNCVVKTEGADGKLSGNSKPVKFTTTPQGKVLNITEFGARGDGSTINTKAIQKSIDACPEYGTVLIPEGNFVSGALFLKSRMTLQIEKGGTLKGSPNTEDYEPFINNRFEGWEMKTYASLINAGTMDSNGGYTTQQISIKGEGTISGGGGALGKAMIDKHGMRSRGRLIMLMNCQNVELQGLQIKDAPCWTIHYIYSKGISCHDLDIVSTAHNGDGLDPDSSDDSYIFNCSFSTGDDCIAIKSGKNPEGYTIGRPTRNVQITNCNFTKGHGISIGSEMSGGVSDVLVQDCTAGALLNGMQIKGTKERGGYVKNVTVTDCQLLKITIFSALNYNNDGAAAPLPPTFENFIFKNIDLKAATIKEPVININGFKDPAHKLKNVRFDNIIMPNGSKVIVNDAQNVRFANVKMINGSKPDYSLNNSTQTTY; encoded by the coding sequence ATGAAGAAATACTTTTTACTCCTTGTTTGCTTTACTCATGTTGTAGTGGTGTCGTTTGCGGCTAAAGCACCCAAACAAGTTATTGTAGCTCCGGGCACACTCTCTGCCGCATCTGCTACGCTGGTTTGGGACAAGCCTGATCAAGCCGTCCGCTATCACATCATCCTTAACGGAAAAGAAGTAGGTGCAGTAAGTAAGAGCAATTACATGCTTACGGGTTTAACACCTTCAACCGCTTATAACTGTGTTGTTAAAACAGAAGGAGCCGATGGCAAACTATCGGGCAACAGTAAGCCGGTTAAGTTTACTACCACACCGCAAGGCAAGGTGCTCAACATAACCGAATTTGGAGCCAGGGGTGATGGCTCAACCATCAACACAAAAGCTATACAAAAATCCATTGATGCGTGCCCGGAGTACGGTACAGTGCTCATACCCGAAGGCAACTTTGTAAGCGGGGCACTGTTTTTAAAAAGCCGCATGACCTTACAAATTGAGAAAGGCGGCACGCTGAAAGGCAGCCCTAATACCGAAGATTATGAACCGTTCATCAACAACCGTTTTGAGGGTTGGGAAATGAAAACTTATGCCAGCCTGATTAACGCCGGCACCATGGATAGTAACGGTGGTTACACTACCCAACAAATTTCTATTAAAGGCGAGGGTACCATTAGCGGCGGGGGCGGCGCGCTGGGTAAGGCTATGATAGATAAGCATGGCATGCGCAGCCGTGGCCGTTTAATTATGCTGATGAACTGCCAGAACGTAGAGTTGCAAGGCTTGCAAATTAAAGATGCGCCCTGCTGGACAATCCATTACATTTACAGCAAAGGTATAAGCTGCCACGATTTAGATATAGTAAGCACAGCCCACAACGGCGACGGTTTAGACCCCGACTCGTCTGACGATAGCTACATTTTCAATTGTTCATTTTCAACCGGCGATGATTGCATTGCCATTAAATCGGGCAAAAACCCGGAGGGTTACACTATTGGCAGGCCTACCCGTAATGTGCAGATCACCAATTGCAATTTTACCAAAGGACATGGCATCTCTATAGGCAGCGAAATGTCGGGCGGGGTGAGCGATGTGTTAGTGCAGGATTGCACTGCCGGAGCACTCTTGAATGGTATGCAAATTAAAGGCACCAAAGAGCGTGGCGGCTATGTTAAAAACGTAACTGTTACCGATTGCCAGCTGCTCAAAATTACTATCTTCTCGGCCCTTAATTATAATAATGATGGCGCCGCCGCACCCCTGCCGCCTACGTTTGAAAACTTTATATTCAAAAACATCGATCTAAAAGCAGCTACCATAAAAGAACCGGTTATCAACATCAACGGTTTTAAAGACCCGGCACATAAGCTTAAAAATGTAAGGTTTGATAACATTATTATGCCCAATGGTAGCAAGGTGATAGTAAATGATGCACAGAACGTAAGGTTTGCTAATGTGAAAATGATTAACGGCAGCAAGCCCGACTACTCGCTTAATAACAGCACACAAACTACGTATTAA
- a CDS encoding glycoside hydrolase family 28 protein gives MMKKLFLLACMATAAFTSSAQDFVITRYGVKGGDSTKLNTKAIQAVIDRAAKKGGTVVIPKGTFLSGALFFKPKTKLRLEQGAVLKGSDNIANYPLIPSRMEGRSQNYYAALVNAYKVPGFSITGPGTINGNGAKFWSYFWFYRDSMKRVGKEATNLEVHRPRLVFIWGSNNVTIKNVKLHNSGFWTTHLYQSNNVLIEGCDIRSPYKPVPAPSTDGIDIDVCKNVTVRNCYISVNDDGVCIKGGKGPTAHTLPENGIVENVLVEGCTFGESHAALTFGSESIHARNVVMRNCKINSSTPLFRFKMRPDTYQHFEHITVENITGKAGVIFEIAPWKQFFDLGGSTEKPFGMVNDITIRNIKIECDQVAQIQGNPNDKVSGITFTNIDATAKKPGIKNVYEDVKLQNVVINGQTYTLK, from the coding sequence ATGATGAAGAAACTGTTTTTACTTGCCTGTATGGCCACCGCCGCATTTACATCGAGTGCGCAAGATTTTGTGATAACCAGGTACGGTGTTAAAGGCGGCGACAGCACCAAATTAAACACCAAAGCTATACAGGCTGTTATTGATAGAGCAGCAAAAAAAGGTGGAACTGTAGTTATTCCTAAAGGCACCTTTTTGAGCGGTGCATTATTCTTTAAACCCAAAACCAAGCTTCGGTTAGAGCAAGGCGCGGTGTTAAAAGGATCGGACAATATTGCCAACTACCCCCTTATCCCCTCGCGTATGGAAGGCCGGTCGCAAAACTATTATGCGGCGTTGGTTAATGCTTACAAGGTGCCGGGCTTTAGCATCACCGGTCCGGGTACTATTAATGGTAACGGCGCTAAATTCTGGAGCTACTTTTGGTTTTACCGCGATTCGATGAAACGTGTGGGCAAAGAGGCCACCAACCTGGAGGTTCATCGCCCGCGCCTGGTATTTATATGGGGCAGCAATAACGTGACCATTAAAAACGTAAAGCTGCATAATTCAGGCTTTTGGACCACCCACCTTTATCAAAGCAATAATGTGCTTATAGAGGGCTGCGACATTCGCTCGCCCTACAAACCCGTTCCTGCGCCAAGTACCGATGGCATAGATATTGACGTTTGTAAAAACGTGACCGTGCGCAACTGCTACATCTCGGTAAACGATGATGGCGTTTGTATTAAAGGCGGCAAAGGCCCTACTGCCCATACCCTGCCCGAAAACGGCATTGTGGAAAACGTGCTGGTAGAAGGCTGTACCTTCGGCGAATCGCACGCGGCCTTAACATTTGGCAGCGAGAGTATACATGCCCGTAACGTGGTAATGCGTAACTGCAAAATAAACAGCAGCACCCCGCTGTTCCGTTTTAAAATGCGCCCCGATACTTACCAGCACTTTGAGCACATCACTGTTGAAAACATTACCGGCAAAGCAGGTGTGATATTTGAAATTGCCCCATGGAAACAGTTTTTTGACCTGGGCGGCAGCACCGAAAAACCTTTCGGCATGGTAAACGATATTACCATCCGTAACATTAAAATTGAGTGCGACCAGGTGGCGCAAATACAAGGTAATCCTAATGATAAGGTATCGGGTATTACGTTTACCAATATTGATGCAACCGCTAAAAAACCGGGCATCAAAAATGTGTATGAGGATGTTAAGCTCCAAAATGTGGTGATTAACGGTCAAACTTACACTTTAAAATAA
- a CDS encoding glycoside hydrolase family 97 protein: MNFCKAISTALLLIATGATFAQNQILTVTSPDKRIALTISAADKKLSYTVKADNFPIINKSPLGLVADGTDLGNNTRITGQPQRSSVNESYAVIGNHTKAINRANEAYIPYTAAGKPMALFVRVYNDGVAVRYTIAPGIKHIDAERTTWTLPNNVKKIAWADFHQSYEGLNYVTPLAEVPEGKVVMPPLTFQSGKYYVSLTEADCESFADMALTRSGNAFTVAYPFAAKGWNVIQPSKSIYLNGTYKGKLVSPWRTTLIARSLTELVNSDLITNLCPPPAKGSDFSWVKPGRSLWQWWSVGAPKFEDQKNWYDAAAKLTWEYYLVDDGWRNWKQEGKDQWQLLKEVIDYGNTVGVKSLVWVDSKEFRKAPERRAYLQKVKEAGAVGIKIDFIPDADADIMQWYAETQQDCAQLKLLLNFHGSVKTTGLNRTYPNDITREAIRGNEYHMTKYKRVMPPQHDITVPFTRYLSGPADFTSVILDPKELATAKFTWPHEFAQAIVYTSPIIHFADKYQLYLENPMVDLFKQVPTTWDETRVLSCSSMGDVVAFARRKGTSWWIGVMNGADEREVKIPLNFLSAPTKATLVYDGETNTSVDKREQTVSPKDVLTIKLRSSGGFVAKL; the protein is encoded by the coding sequence ATGAATTTTTGTAAAGCCATTAGCACCGCCCTGTTGCTTATTGCAACAGGAGCGACGTTTGCCCAAAATCAAATACTAACGGTTACCAGTCCTGATAAGCGCATTGCCTTAACCATTTCGGCGGCCGATAAAAAACTGAGCTATACCGTAAAGGCTGATAATTTTCCTATCATTAACAAATCGCCGCTTGGACTGGTGGCTGATGGTACGGATTTGGGAAACAATACGCGCATAACCGGCCAGCCTCAACGCAGCAGTGTTAACGAAAGTTATGCCGTAATAGGCAATCATACTAAAGCAATTAACCGTGCTAATGAGGCCTACATACCTTATACAGCTGCGGGTAAGCCCATGGCACTTTTTGTACGGGTATATAATGATGGTGTGGCTGTAAGGTACACCATTGCGCCCGGCATAAAACACATTGATGCCGAACGCACGACATGGACTTTGCCCAACAATGTGAAGAAGATTGCCTGGGCAGACTTTCATCAAAGCTATGAAGGCTTAAATTACGTAACGCCGCTTGCCGAAGTGCCCGAAGGAAAGGTGGTAATGCCGCCGCTAACCTTTCAATCGGGTAAGTACTACGTATCACTAACTGAGGCTGATTGCGAAAGCTTTGCCGATATGGCGCTTACCCGCAGCGGCAATGCGTTCACTGTGGCCTATCCTTTTGCCGCAAAAGGCTGGAACGTAATTCAACCATCAAAAAGCATTTACTTAAACGGCACTTATAAAGGCAAGCTGGTATCTCCATGGCGCACTACTTTAATTGCCCGGTCGTTAACCGAGTTGGTCAATTCCGATTTAATTACCAACCTGTGTCCGCCACCAGCTAAAGGAAGTGATTTTTCGTGGGTTAAGCCTGGCCGCAGCTTGTGGCAATGGTGGAGCGTAGGTGCACCTAAGTTTGAAGACCAAAAGAACTGGTACGATGCTGCAGCCAAATTAACCTGGGAGTACTACCTTGTTGATGATGGCTGGCGCAACTGGAAACAAGAAGGTAAAGACCAGTGGCAGTTACTGAAAGAAGTGATCGATTACGGTAATACGGTGGGTGTAAAATCCTTGGTTTGGGTAGATTCAAAAGAGTTTAGAAAAGCACCTGAACGCCGCGCTTACCTGCAAAAGGTAAAAGAGGCAGGTGCCGTTGGTATTAAAATAGATTTTATACCTGATGCGGATGCCGATATTATGCAATGGTATGCCGAAACACAGCAAGATTGTGCCCAGCTTAAACTGTTGCTTAACTTTCATGGCAGCGTAAAAACAACGGGCCTTAACCGTACCTACCCTAATGATATTACCCGTGAAGCCATACGTGGCAACGAGTACCACATGACCAAGTACAAACGTGTAATGCCACCACAGCATGACATTACCGTACCCTTTACCCGTTACCTGAGCGGCCCGGCCGATTTCACTTCGGTAATACTCGACCCTAAAGAGCTGGCAACTGCCAAATTTACCTGGCCGCACGAGTTTGCACAGGCTATTGTTTACACTTCGCCCATTATACATTTTGCCGATAAGTACCAGCTGTATCTTGAAAATCCAATGGTCGATCTGTTTAAACAGGTGCCCACCACCTGGGATGAAACCAGGGTATTATCATGCAGCAGCATGGGCGATGTAGTAGCTTTTGCCCGTCGCAAAGGCACCTCATGGTGGATAGGTGTAATGAACGGTGCCGATGAACGTGAGGTAAAAATACCACTCAACTTTTTATCAGCCCCAACCAAAGCCACTCTTGTTTATGATGGTGAAACTAACACCAGTGTTGATAAACGCGAACAAACCGTAAGCCCTAAAGATGTGCTAACCATTAAATTGCGCTCAAGCGGTGGGTTTGTGGCTAAATTGTAA